ttttgttttattgtaaatgacTTGAGTTTAGTGAAAGAAATGTTGCTGATGGCCACTGTTTGTTCAGGTGGAAGGAGATCCTCCTGGGTCAGAAACTGGACGGTGTGGAAGTATTTTCGAGACTACTTCCCTGTCAAAGTAAGTAAAACCGTCTCTGTGCCACCCTTAACCCCTGTTACCGTCACGAGAACACGAACGTTTATACCCGTGTGTGCACACTTAAAGGAAGACTCTTTATCAAATGACATATGCATTAAAAAACTCTTGTTGTGGTTGATGAGCTGTGCTCTGATATTCCATAGGACGGTTGATAAGGTTTATCTCGGGAGGGACTTGAACCGTCTGCTCCACGCTGTACCTTAATGTTGACTTGGAGTTTGACATTTGTTCCACTGGACAGCAGTCAGGTGTGTTCAGGCGCAGTGACTGTTCCTGAACCCAGGACAGAGCTCTGTCTGTCAGTGCGgccataaaataaaattattgtgataattaataatacattttttgttattagtAAATAGTATGAATAATTAAAATGGATAAAATCAGATGTTATTTAGATCGAGAGGCTCtttgtatgtttaaaaaaaacattattgttgttttgtttttaatttagccaTTCAAACTGCACACAACATAGCTCAAACTATGATTAAATATGTTTATGATTTAAGCAAATTAATTTATTATCTTGATTTATCTACAATTTcttaactgttttttcttttacctcacGAACATTTTTGTGAAAGTCTGTCAGTTATAATTGTGCTtgcttgtctctttttttttttttcttttcttttaaaccttttcatTGTACACACAATGTGCTCCTctcatttattaatttcaagaggacaagataaaaaaaaagacaaatcaagaaaattaactcggaaaaaagaagaagtaaaaaCTCATCTTAAAGTGTTTATGATTTTAGCTTTGTCTCTTCCAGGGAAATTTAACCTACTTCTGATGTTTCATCctctttcattttgttgtaCTGCTTGATGAATTGAAGGTTTATTTCAGTGCAGATCAAACTGTGGAGTGTTTGCACATTGTAAACCAAACTGAACCGGCTAAAGGCCTCGGAAATCTTTGGTGCAAACAGAACGGTTTTGTCCTGCTTTTGAATAGGCCGTCTCAGAGGCCGAAAGAGGAGCTGAACTTTGTTGTATTGACCTCATTATGTAGGGGcctgtttttttgtgagttGATGTGATCAGATGGTTGATGCCAGCTGTAATCTGGCATGTTTGTCTTGATGGGAGGgggaatatttctttaaaatgcaatgttttttCTCACTGCTTTTTTAATGGGTTACTCACTCACTAGAAGTGTGTTTAGGTCTTCGTGTCTTATAAGCTTGGATCATTAAATCGCAGACAGTCATTTTGCGTTGAgataaaagtacatttatgaGTTGAAAGCAGCTGGTCAAAGTCTGAGGTGGTGTTGTGAGTCAAAGTGAGGGCCTCTGCATGTCTACAACGTGACTGATAGGAAACCAGTAGATAAAAGGCTGATTTTCACTGATGCACAAAGGCTGCTCTGTACTTTTTGCAGGACCCCAAAAAGTCTAGTTTAACCACCAGTCCACCGCATCTTTTGTCCCAGCAGTACTGGGTGCTGAGCGCTCCATCCGTCCTCCACAGTTGACCTTTCAGCCCTCTTTAGGCCCAACTCAGCCCAACTTTAGGTGcgctttattatttttattgttattcgGACCTGTGGGTTTGAACATAAAGGGTccaaaggagggtctaagggcagggatgccaagtttagcttagtctgcttagtttagtttagccaatacccattgaattctatgacttcattttctttatgatttcatttttatggtataaagcccattgagacgactactgttgtaatattgggctatataaattaaattgaattgaacctgGAAGTTCAAAGGCTGATGCAGTCTTCTACCGTGTAGGTTTACAGCATGTGTGCTGAATCTTCAGCTGATAAGTGTCCTAGCTTTAACCAAACACAGACTGTGACCTAGATTTGTTGCACTACCAAAATGATTGCATTTGAAATgcaaattgtttattttaaatagatgTGCAGAGGGAGAAGGATTTAAGCATCACTGTTCTCTTGTGGGCCTCATTTCTCACTAGTGGAATACACTTGGAACACAGTTCCAATGTCTGTGACGTGAATCCACACATTAACTCAATGTGCTCCTTCTTTTTCTGACCCAACCTTTCTGAATTTCAAGGTTCCAACTGTGAGCCGTTTGTGGAACctgcactttttaaaacataccTTTGCAGAAGGAAAAGCAATGGTGAACTTcactgttttcatgttttttgtcttCCAGCTCATTAAAACCCATGATCTTCTGCCCAGCCGGAACTACATATTTGGCTACCATCCGCATGGTATCTTCTGCTTTGGTGCTTTCTGCAACTTTGGGACTGAAGCAACAGGCTTCTCCAAGAAATTTCCCGGCATCAAGCCCTCCCTGGCGACTCTAGCAGGAAACTTCCGCTTGCCTGTTCTTAGAGACTACCTGATGTCTGGAGGTGAGAAGATTCAGGAAGTTTTGGGGCTTTTGGACCTCTTGAAATGTTAGCTGTATAGTAGATAAATGTTTGTGTAGGCACAGACCTTTGTTCGGTTGCACTGCTTGAATGACTGATTCAAACTGATCTGCTCATTCTGCTGATGGGAGAGCTTTGATTAATGCTTCCTCTGCTTCTAGATTAAACATGGAAACCATACGTCGGTGTGAATTATTGCAGATGTTGTTCAGACaaagattctctttttttttttgctgtttctgaacaggcaaaaattacaaaaagtgtaaatgtgttgGAAACCGGAGTTGCAAATATCATtggttttttctctctcctcaTTTTGTCTCCTTTAGGCATTTGCCCAGTGAACAGGAATTCCATCGACTACCTGCTGTCATGTAACGGGACTGGAAACGCCGTGGTCATCGTGGTTGGAGGTGCAGCAGAATCTCTGCACTGCACGCCAGGCATGAACTGTGTCACCCTGAGGAACCGGAAAGGCTTTGTTCGACTGGCGCTGCAAAAAGGGTGAGAGTGGCAAAAACAACTTCAACCAAAGCTGTTGTGATCGTGGAAATGCTATTCCCCATCGTGAGGTGGAGCAAAACAAATCCTAGATTACATTCAGAAAGGTTAAACATGTCACCAAATCTTTTATGAATGTGCTGTGTTGTCCTGTTCAGGCCTGGGAGCTCCTTGTGGTATGTAGTGGCCTTTCAGAGGGGTCCCACTGTGACCTGGGGCTGCCCCCATCTGGGCATTAAACTCCTTTACTACCACAAATACTAGCTGCAGGTCAGAGGGACCCGTCTGTGTATTTTATTAGTCCAGAAGAACCTTATTCCTTCTCAAAAGTGCCAGAGGATTATCATATCAGTAGGTTCAGCTCGTCCAAAGAAGCTTAGGGTGGGTTGGAAAAGACGGGCAGTTATGTAGCCCTTCATTCATAACAACTAGGTTAGCATTTCAGCCATATTAAGCCTGCAGTGGGATTTCAGGTCACTTTGGGCACACAATCTGGTACCTTTGCTGCTTTGTTTTATATCTCATACAATGGAATCAAAGAGACTGCCACTAGTctcttaaaagcaaaaacagactcTACATGtctttaaattttaaagatGTGAGGCTGAAAAAGGCTCTTGTTCTCTCCATAAAACgtcattattttttagtttttcattgcTGAGACGGAGGGTCTAAGGGACGAAATGCCCAGTTTATCTTagcctgtttagtttagtttacttTAGCAATaagctattttattttctgtcttgtgcAGTTAGAGATAATTTGAGACAATTGTGTTGTGGTATTGggctatatacatatatatataattgaattgaattgaagtatATTGCATAGCCAGAGGTTTAGAAGACACATTCATGGAGCTGTGTCCCTGTTATTCCTCCTGAAATTGATCTCAGTCTTTGCCTACTGTTGATTTAAGACTCGTCACAGATTATATTGGATTTCCCAaatgtcagtttaaaaaaagttcctcTTTGCATAACCCCCTTACATAATTGTAATTCcacccaaaacaaaaacagacctgTTTTCCAGGAGTAATGCTTTTGGATTGTACTCTGATAACCCTTCTGACAACCTTTGTGGCCCAAACTGGTTCTGGACCAGTACACGAggaaaaaaactggaaatgaTCTTGTTTTAGAAGAACTGACAACACTAAAGTTAACACTCCACATGGATGCTATTGATTAGCTCAGGGTTCTGCAGCCTTTAACACAGAAAAGGACATTTGGTCCAGATTCTTACTGACTAGaactaaaatgatttttttattttttattttttttaatttagcttgtTCCACACCCTGGGAAGAAAACACACGTTTCCTATATGACAGTACTACTCCCGGCCAACTGAgctagagctatccagctgcctCAATAACTGAATTATAacctttttgtgtatttttctctATATAACAATGTAAGAAACCGCTTGGTTTTGGgggttggggggaggggggctggtgCTCACAGCGCAGGTTTTAGAGGAACACTTAGAAATGTGTGACTGAATCAAAAtgccactttggggttgtttatagtaACGAATGCATATTGTAATAcactttaaaagctcaaaaaagttcattttgcaTGATGTAGGCCctctaaattaaaaagaaggaaTAATACAACATGGCATTTTCTGTCATTATGACTTTGGGGCACCTTCATcctgattttatatttttattgacaTATTTTCACATAGTTAAATGATTGAGTTCCAATTTTTGGGTCTTTGTTTGCCTTGAATTCTGCATTTACGAACATTTTGTCAACAGGCTGAAGTTGGATGGAGAATCCTTCTCTGTTCACATGTCTGTTTGgtgtgtagaaaaaaaaactttttgagaGATTTTGCTCATTATGGGTTCTTTTTGGGTTTGcctaaattttgttttacttgacAGTGCTggagtttgttttgtgtttcccTTAAGAGGAGGAAGATTTGGTAAAttgcttttcctttgtttaTTCAGGTCCGACTTGGTTCCTGTCTATTCTTTTGGAGAGAATGACGTTTACAAGCAGGTGATTTTTGAGGAGGGAACCTACTGGAGAGCCATTCAGAAGAAGCTGCAGAAGATCTTGGGCTTTGCTCCTTGCCTTTTTCATGGAAGTGGCCTTTTCTTTAACAATTCCTGGGGCATTGTGCCTTTCTGCAAGCCCATAACTACCATAGGCAAGTTCatcacagtttttctgttttgtgcatGACTTGTTTTCCCTCACGTTTGCTTTATATGgtattaatttttcattttgttgtagTTGGAGAGCCAATTACTGTGCCAAAGATTGAAGATCCAACTGAGGAGATGGTGGACCTCTACCATGACATGTACATCAGGTCTCTTCAGTCCCTGTTTGACAGGTTTAAGACCAGGTATGGTCTGAAAGAGAGCGACATCCTGCACGTTCAGTGAGGAGATAAAGAGACGTTGCTGAAAATCCCAACATCCAaccgttttttttctcattgtgaATTTGTTGCTGGTTCATCACTGAACGTCTACCTGCACATGTAAATGCTGGTTAAAGATGCTGATTGCAGTGCGGCAAACAAAAATGGGTGAAGATCTCTGCAAGGGGAGGGCAGATTTAAACTTTAGTGACCTCTAACTGCTGCCTTTGTGTGGACAAAGTTACACTTCATGAAAAGCAGTGCCTTGTTCTGTCTTtcaattttttcccccccatgaGATTCTGTTTGAACTGAGCAGAGTTGCAGTCTCCACCAGATAAAGCTCTCGGTTAAACCTGAGACTTTTAAGACATGACAGTGTCTTTTCTTTGAGGTCCAACGCAGAACCTTATGAAGTGCTTTATGACCTGATTGAAATGCTCAACGCACAAACAATGCAAATTAAAGGTATGACTTTGATATTGGAATGAAAAGCCCAAAGCTTAATTCAGCCAAAGACAAATGCTGTTTCCTACGTGCATTGATTGTTCATGTATTTGTATACACTTAAAGTGTAAGCGTTCTACAGGGTGGATTTATATTGTGAATAGATGATGTACACATTTCTATGATTATGTATGAAGCCATGAAGTATTGATTGTATACTGTAGTAGGAAAAAGAAACAGTTGGAAAGCTTGTCCCTCAGTATTTTTCATGCACTTTTTGTATTGCATATTCTAAAGAAAGTCTCCAGAAAAAGGCCTTTGGAGTTTTTCCTTCTTGTCCCTTGACAGTTGTTCTGCTGCGTGGTGTTGTTCCCGTCTTTATTCAGGTTTGAATCTACAAGACTATATGAAATCTACACCATTAAAAACTCGATTCTTTAAATCGTCAATGAAAGTTTGAGCAGCAATGGTAGAAAATAATGTATGTCATAAACCTGGCATGCGATTGTTAGTCCATAATTGTGCTTATGAAGGGCTTAAACCTTGCTGGTGTTAAGTTACTTTGCATTTGACTGTGCATAACAGTTTTTCACTAATGGAACATGGGAAGTTCTGGGAATCATCATCCTGAAGGCTGAGAAGCAGAAA
The DNA window shown above is from Oryzias latipes chromosome 14, ASM223467v1 and carries:
- the dgat2 gene encoding diacylglycerol O-acyltransferase 2, whose amino-acid sequence is MKTILAAYSGVLRGTGSSIFSALQDLPLGLWPCRSKMEKHLQVISVLQWVVTFLAMGAACTVLLIYIFCTDCWLIAAMYTAWLIVDWNTPKQGGRRSSWVRNWTVWKYFRDYFPVKLIKTHDLLPSRNYIFGYHPHGIFCFGAFCNFGTEATGFSKKFPGIKPSLATLAGNFRLPVLRDYLMSGGICPVNRNSIDYLLSCNGTGNAVVIVVGGAAESLHCTPGMNCVTLRNRKGFVRLALQKGSDLVPVYSFGENDVYKQVIFEEGTYWRAIQKKLQKILGFAPCLFHGSGLFFNNSWGIVPFCKPITTIVGEPITVPKIEDPTEEMVDLYHDMYIRSLQSLFDRFKTRYGLKESDILHVQ